In Corynebacterium nuruki S6-4, the following proteins share a genomic window:
- a CDS encoding serine/threonine-protein kinase — protein sequence MTRPSGSQPTPGDRGWSEFTAYLRSRHGLTDLTEIGHGGMGRVYRAWDDGLDRWVAVKVLRPEATGTGVLPRFRNEARLLGQLHHPAIVGVHFADVSPDGVAYFGMDYVEGRDLGSLLDERRRRGAHYSVAETADLLGSVASALDGIHDLTPQVIHRDIKPANILVPDRPRAWAPAILTDFGISMSTDDTRLTSAGFLIGTDRYMAPEQFRHVTDPDAGLQDAPGASVDLYAFALIAWEMLTLTPLRDRMGRTEWIYARRVPALAPESLAPADRPRAAELSAVFARALADDPAHRYPTASGFLDALTGRSRGSQATAPARTRMQPPMQAPAPVQAPVSRPAAARPATAGQTGTGRKPHRGLLTAVVAVLLVVIVVLAGLVVTDKLRNPAWSGAEATMAKAFPDLLPDRENGSGWRGMTCSGVTPDPGQQARINCSGADLSLVVADFGDSGTRDRFGSGEDLVDLSNGQCSVRTGRVAQSGNGFAYVSLPQDGALDRYSLLLSGDGAQDDVRAMPVC from the coding sequence GTGACCCGACCCAGCGGCAGCCAGCCGACCCCCGGTGACCGGGGCTGGTCGGAGTTCACGGCGTACCTCCGCAGCAGACACGGGCTCACCGACCTGACCGAGATCGGCCACGGCGGCATGGGCCGGGTCTACCGGGCGTGGGACGACGGACTCGACCGGTGGGTCGCGGTGAAGGTGCTGCGACCCGAGGCGACGGGGACCGGGGTGCTGCCCCGGTTCCGTAACGAGGCGCGCCTGCTCGGTCAGCTCCACCACCCCGCCATCGTCGGGGTGCATTTCGCCGACGTGAGCCCGGACGGTGTCGCCTATTTCGGGATGGACTACGTCGAAGGCCGGGACCTGGGCAGCCTCCTCGACGAGCGCCGGCGCCGTGGCGCGCACTACTCGGTCGCGGAGACCGCGGACCTGCTCGGCTCGGTGGCCAGCGCCCTCGACGGCATCCACGACCTCACCCCGCAGGTCATCCACCGGGACATCAAGCCGGCGAACATCCTCGTGCCGGACCGGCCTCGGGCCTGGGCGCCGGCGATCCTCACCGACTTCGGCATCAGCATGTCCACCGACGACACCCGCCTGACCTCCGCCGGTTTCCTCATCGGGACGGACCGGTACATGGCGCCCGAACAGTTCCGGCACGTCACCGACCCGGACGCCGGCCTGCAGGACGCCCCGGGGGCCTCCGTCGACCTCTACGCCTTCGCCCTCATCGCCTGGGAGATGCTCACCCTCACCCCGCTGCGGGACCGCATGGGACGCACCGAGTGGATCTACGCACGGCGGGTCCCCGCCCTGGCGCCGGAATCCCTGGCGCCGGCCGACCGGCCGCGGGCGGCGGAGCTGTCCGCGGTCTTCGCCCGGGCACTGGCCGATGACCCCGCCCACCGGTACCCGACGGCGTCCGGATTCCTGGACGCCCTCACCGGTCGGAGCCGCGGGTCACAGGCCACCGCACCGGCCCGGACCCGGATGCAGCCACCGATGCAGGCGCCGGCTCCGGTGCAGGCGCCGGTATCCCGGCCCGCCGCGGCCCGCCCGGCCACGGCGGGGCAGACCGGGACCGGGAGGAAACCGCACCGGGGACTGCTCACCGCCGTCGTTGCCGTCCTGCTCGTGGTCATTGTCGTCCTCGCCGGACTCGTCGTCACCGACAAACTCCGGAACCCCGCCTGGTCCGGAGCCGAGGCGACGATGGCCAAGGCGTTCCCGGACCTGCTGCCCGACCGGGAGAACGGGAGCGGGTGGCGCGGGATGACCTGCAGCGGGGTGACCCCGGACCCCGGCCAGCAGGCGAGGATCAACTGTTCCGGCGCCGACCTCAGCCTGGTCGTCGCCGACTTCGGGGACTCCGGCACCCGTGACCGCTTCGGATCCGGCGAGGACCTGGTGGACCTGAGCAACGGTCAGTGTTCGGTCCGGACCGGCCGGGTCGCGCAGTCCGGCAACGGGTTCGCCTATGTCTCCCTGCCGCAGGACGGCGCCCTGGACCGTTACTCGCTCCTGTTGAGCGGGGACGGCGCCCAGGACGATGTGCGGGCGATGCCGGTCTGCTGA
- a CDS encoding FtsX-like permease family protein, giving the protein MRTLATTFSLVRHELTAFRRTRALFVAVVLGGILVVAGAVLGATYNHRVDTGAGVSYDGADMVVRSRTGAGSGVGGEDADPGAAAGGAGMSPEDVAKIRGIDGVASADGLTRARAALWAGGKVSPTVIESLPDDNFRWQDLTDGRYPQNGTEVTLSAETMDATDLHLGDTVTMGTDEAGDGQFTVVGVLDTRGALDYTDTDYAVVTPELAQAFAGTDGVNEVRVALAPGADVHAVTDGINAAVPGNWPETTGALVTATRTLYDTGLSILSLTVNGFALVTAFVALTVVGTVIWASLPGRRRQLALMRLVGATRGQITATLFLETAVIALAGGLLAVPVGIGVSYLGLPLLGMVPGVPSVPWSQIVVPVAPLVAVPLVAVLGAVAAVAGPALTAGRVSPADALRRASGTGRSRPTAATARIIAVLVTAVLALVVARFAGPGVTVVAGAVFFCALILAVPAFCWAGAGLAGRLISDRHPVAEIGAAEVRSFPGRTAATGMAAVLAATVMAVSWVGLSSVSAIADARSSDSPGPELMVGAYSGSAPLDPVVMQALDQVDGVGDTVQVRMGRARMSGQPAAGTTTTGHETRLVTDIAAGDAADFSAVTDGRFPLGTSAPDSLYLPTSDQAPFRDGSQVTLTGPAGERSLSVHYVADLPVPGLVAPEVMDAVGTATGPTATWLSVADGADRGDVLDAVRTVATIGGDLPVTGTTVTDAKMDSLVGSARLIATVMLTVAVVIAVLGAVVTLTTVLRNRATEFAVLRLLGMEGAQLRRLVGAETVAVGVLSVVIGLAAGVLLGCVTASAVAGTLGVGTHIAVPVIALLVMGVVTVAGLRAAVTGPVDRTSLVPPADALRDANLGGNQ; this is encoded by the coding sequence GCGACATACAACCACCGGGTCGATACCGGAGCCGGCGTCAGCTATGACGGGGCGGACATGGTCGTGCGCAGCCGGACCGGTGCCGGTTCCGGCGTCGGGGGAGAGGACGCCGACCCCGGTGCCGCCGCCGGCGGTGCCGGTATGTCACCGGAGGACGTCGCGAAGATCCGCGGCATCGACGGTGTCGCGTCCGCCGACGGGCTGACCCGCGCCCGTGCCGCACTCTGGGCCGGCGGCAAGGTGTCGCCGACGGTCATCGAATCCCTGCCGGACGACAACTTCCGGTGGCAGGACCTCACCGACGGGCGCTACCCGCAGAATGGCACCGAAGTCACGTTGAGTGCGGAGACCATGGACGCCACCGACCTGCACCTCGGCGACACGGTGACTATGGGCACCGATGAAGCCGGCGACGGTCAGTTCACGGTCGTCGGCGTCCTGGACACCCGCGGGGCACTCGACTACACGGACACCGACTATGCGGTCGTCACCCCGGAACTCGCGCAGGCCTTCGCCGGCACCGACGGTGTCAACGAGGTCCGCGTCGCACTGGCACCCGGGGCGGACGTCCACGCGGTCACCGACGGGATCAACGCGGCAGTCCCCGGAAACTGGCCGGAGACCACCGGGGCACTGGTGACCGCCACGCGGACGCTCTACGACACGGGCCTGAGCATCCTGTCCCTCACCGTCAACGGGTTCGCCCTGGTCACCGCCTTCGTCGCGCTCACCGTCGTCGGCACCGTGATCTGGGCCTCGCTGCCCGGCAGACGCCGGCAACTCGCCCTGATGAGGCTCGTCGGCGCGACCCGCGGGCAGATCACGGCGACGCTCTTCCTCGAGACCGCCGTCATCGCACTGGCCGGAGGTCTGCTCGCGGTGCCGGTCGGGATCGGGGTGTCCTACCTGGGACTGCCGCTGCTCGGCATGGTTCCGGGCGTCCCGTCGGTCCCGTGGTCGCAGATCGTGGTCCCCGTGGCCCCGCTCGTCGCGGTCCCGCTGGTCGCCGTCCTCGGCGCGGTGGCGGCTGTCGCCGGTCCCGCACTCACGGCAGGACGTGTCTCCCCGGCCGACGCACTGCGCCGGGCCTCGGGCACCGGACGGTCCCGGCCCACCGCGGCCACCGCCCGCATCATTGCCGTCCTCGTCACCGCAGTCCTCGCCCTGGTCGTCGCCCGGTTCGCCGGACCGGGGGTCACCGTCGTGGCCGGCGCAGTGTTCTTCTGTGCCCTCATCCTTGCCGTGCCCGCCTTCTGCTGGGCCGGTGCCGGGCTGGCCGGCCGGCTCATCAGCGACCGGCATCCGGTGGCCGAGATCGGTGCCGCAGAGGTCCGGAGTTTCCCGGGCCGGACCGCGGCGACCGGCATGGCGGCGGTCCTGGCCGCCACCGTGATGGCGGTGAGCTGGGTCGGGCTCTCCTCGGTCTCGGCGATCGCGGACGCCCGGTCCAGCGATTCCCCGGGACCCGAGCTGATGGTCGGCGCCTATTCCGGTTCCGCGCCCCTCGATCCGGTGGTCATGCAGGCACTCGACCAGGTCGACGGGGTCGGTGACACGGTCCAGGTCCGCATGGGCCGGGCCCGGATGTCCGGGCAGCCGGCGGCGGGCACGACGACCACCGGACACGAGACCCGGCTGGTCACCGACATCGCCGCCGGCGACGCCGCAGACTTCTCGGCGGTCACCGACGGCCGGTTCCCGCTCGGGACGTCCGCCCCGGACTCGCTGTACCTGCCGACCTCGGACCAGGCCCCGTTCCGCGACGGATCGCAGGTCACACTCACCGGACCCGCCGGTGAACGCTCGTTGAGCGTCCACTACGTCGCCGACCTTCCGGTCCCCGGTCTCGTCGCCCCGGAGGTGATGGACGCCGTCGGAACCGCCACCGGCCCGACGGCGACCTGGCTCTCGGTCGCCGACGGGGCCGACCGCGGTGACGTGCTCGACGCCGTGCGCACCGTCGCCACCATCGGCGGCGATCTCCCGGTCACCGGGACGACCGTCACCGACGCGAAGATGGACTCGCTGGTCGGATCCGCACGGCTCATCGCCACGGTGATGCTCACGGTGGCCGTGGTCATCGCCGTGCTCGGTGCCGTCGTCACCCTCACCACCGTCCTGCGCAACCGTGCCACGGAATTCGCCGTGCTGCGACTGCTGGGCATGGAGGGCGCCCAACTGCGCCGCCTCGTCGGCGCGGAGACCGTCGCCGTCGGCGTACTCAGCGTGGTCATCGGACTCGCGGCGGGCGTCCTGCTCGGCTGCGTGACCGCGAGCGCGGTCGCCGGGACGCTGGGGGTCGGTACCCACATCGCCGTTCCCGTCATTGCCCTGCTCGTCATGGGCGTGGTGACCGTGGCGGGGCTCCGGGCGGCGGTCACCGGCCCCGTCGACAGAACTTCACTCGTCCCCCCGGCCGATGCGCTGCGGGACGCCAACCTGGGAGGAAACCAGTGA
- a CDS encoding FUSC family protein: MTSPTTPPSQPAPSAEQPPAYPSWWQLLIAVNSPGPRWPGALRAALAVVLPASVVLALGHETEMLLIASGGFTVIYGEGLPFRTRWRVMGYAALCLAVGQMAGAFVGSVVWPQIEAGGTDWWMLLIALYTTAIAVVVAFVQNALRLPPPGGFFIVMASGGATMVAKQGMNPVEVGVWAAVGGISAMIIGMVPALWGRHRPETAAVENLERLVASYTATPSPTVARTHQVESALTGAWFTLADAGIIRGGETVGTVQDELAHRTLAAQVKLAEYHRSRSRRTADATDGVDGSGAEEVTDIPSYIDLNRLSIPLARPSIRYRIYRSLTLYSHATMTAVKVLVSCLLAGVVGIALGFDRPDWAVVSAMLVLQWGPDRKPGTIRGIHRLIGSVFGIALFSLFHALGLHTWGLLAALAFCQFFAEVFVVKSYAFTVIVTTPLALMMGGSMHLPLSEVVFSRTAEVVIAVLFCIGGLWLFFLRDTEIKHSQRLVGRSVGAMGAPLGRLLTSSTPRDALAERRDLQYELLSERRAAQSVAYNAPEYAAEHWPHHLEIQRAGYSLLDFCTAAGHREVTDEEIRQLAATVRTARTARPTGHPA; the protein is encoded by the coding sequence GTGACCAGCCCGACCACCCCACCATCCCAGCCCGCCCCCTCCGCCGAACAGCCACCCGCCTACCCCAGCTGGTGGCAGCTGCTCATCGCGGTGAACTCCCCCGGACCGCGCTGGCCCGGTGCCCTGCGCGCCGCACTCGCGGTCGTCCTGCCGGCCAGCGTCGTCCTCGCGCTCGGTCACGAGACCGAGATGCTGCTCATCGCCTCGGGTGGTTTCACCGTCATCTACGGTGAGGGGCTGCCGTTCCGCACCCGCTGGCGGGTCATGGGCTACGCCGCCCTCTGCCTCGCTGTCGGCCAGATGGCGGGCGCCTTCGTCGGCTCGGTGGTGTGGCCGCAGATCGAGGCCGGCGGCACCGACTGGTGGATGCTCCTCATCGCCCTGTACACCACCGCCATCGCCGTGGTGGTCGCCTTCGTCCAGAATGCGCTGCGCCTGCCGCCGCCCGGCGGCTTCTTCATCGTCATGGCCTCCGGCGGTGCGACCATGGTCGCCAAGCAGGGCATGAACCCGGTCGAGGTCGGTGTGTGGGCCGCGGTCGGCGGTATCTCCGCCATGATCATCGGTATGGTCCCCGCCCTCTGGGGCCGGCACCGGCCGGAGACGGCGGCCGTGGAGAACCTCGAACGCCTCGTCGCCTCCTACACCGCCACCCCCTCGCCCACCGTGGCCCGCACCCACCAGGTCGAGTCGGCCCTGACGGGTGCCTGGTTCACCCTGGCGGACGCCGGGATCATCCGCGGCGGCGAGACCGTCGGCACCGTGCAGGACGAGCTGGCCCACCGCACCCTCGCCGCCCAGGTGAAACTGGCCGAGTACCACCGCAGCAGGTCCCGACGCACCGCGGACGCCACCGACGGTGTCGACGGCAGCGGTGCCGAGGAGGTCACTGACATCCCCAGCTACATCGACCTCAACCGGCTGTCGATCCCGCTGGCACGCCCGTCGATCCGCTACCGGATCTACCGGTCGCTGACGCTCTACTCCCATGCCACCATGACCGCGGTGAAGGTGCTGGTGTCCTGCCTGCTCGCCGGGGTCGTGGGCATCGCGCTGGGCTTCGACCGGCCGGACTGGGCGGTCGTGTCGGCCATGCTGGTGCTGCAGTGGGGTCCGGACCGTAAACCCGGCACCATCCGGGGCATCCACCGTCTCATCGGCTCGGTGTTCGGCATCGCCCTGTTCTCGCTGTTCCACGCACTGGGTCTGCACACCTGGGGACTGCTCGCCGCACTGGCCTTCTGCCAGTTCTTCGCCGAGGTCTTCGTGGTGAAGAGCTACGCCTTCACCGTCATCGTCACCACCCCGCTGGCGTTGATGATGGGCGGCTCAATGCACCTGCCGTTGAGCGAGGTGGTGTTCTCCCGGACCGCGGAGGTCGTCATCGCCGTGCTCTTCTGCATCGGCGGCCTGTGGCTGTTCTTCCTGAGGGACACCGAGATCAAGCACAGTCAGCGTCTCGTCGGACGCAGTGTCGGGGCGATGGGCGCCCCGCTCGGGCGGCTCCTCACCTCATCGACGCCGCGGGACGCCCTCGCCGAGCGCCGCGATCTGCAGTACGAACTGCTCAGTGAGCGACGTGCCGCACAGTCGGTGGCCTACAACGCGCCGGAGTACGCCGCGGAGCACTGGCCCCATCACCTGGAGATCCAGCGTGCGGGGTACTCGCTGCTGGACTTCTGCACCGCTGCCGGGCACCGGGAAGTCACCGACGAGGAGATCCGGCAGCTGGCCGCGACGGTCAGGACCGCCCGGACTGCCCGGCCCACCGGGCACCCGGCGTAG
- a CDS encoding CynX/NimT family MFS transporter: MSTPHLSRPPLPGVLAGALFLGLVLLALNLRSPLTTLPPVIDRIREDTGLSDGGAGMLTSVPVLCFGLLAWPASLLIRRTGIDRAVVVTLLGAAAGIVIRSVGGVPGLFVGMVVTGVFLTVGNTVALLVIGRDFAAHLGAVNGAYTASLNVGTMLTSALTAPLAGLWGWRGAAGSWAALALTAALLWWAVSSWRSRVVAVTAPAVPGKIPERIPDAAAQPTEGQCTTVGRTPSRRPYVWLLAGVLALHLFIYYALTTWLPSIMADRLGMGAESAGAAASTFQILALLGAFGSPVVARLMRQETLLVLLAVLWTVTAVGMLTAPALWPVWCVSGGIAQGGVFTVVFTLIVSRSRDADDNRRTSTLVQGWAYTLSAVGPVLTGQLHESSGGWVVPLTLVSVLAAALIAVAVVLRTAGTVRTS, from the coding sequence GTGTCCACCCCTCATCTGTCCCGCCCGCCGCTGCCGGGGGTACTGGCCGGGGCACTGTTCCTCGGCCTGGTGCTCCTGGCCCTCAACCTCCGCAGCCCGCTGACCACCCTGCCGCCGGTCATCGACCGGATCCGGGAGGACACCGGCTTGAGCGACGGCGGGGCCGGCATGCTGACCTCGGTGCCCGTCCTGTGCTTCGGGCTGCTGGCCTGGCCGGCGTCGCTGCTCATCCGCCGCACCGGCATCGACCGGGCGGTGGTCGTCACCCTCCTCGGCGCCGCCGCGGGGATCGTCATCCGCTCCGTCGGGGGTGTACCGGGACTGTTCGTCGGCATGGTCGTCACCGGGGTGTTCCTGACCGTCGGCAACACCGTCGCCCTGCTGGTCATCGGCCGGGACTTCGCCGCGCACCTCGGGGCGGTGAACGGGGCGTACACCGCGTCGCTCAACGTCGGCACCATGCTGACCTCGGCACTGACCGCGCCGCTGGCGGGACTGTGGGGGTGGCGCGGGGCGGCCGGCTCCTGGGCGGCGCTCGCACTGACCGCCGCACTGCTGTGGTGGGCGGTCTCGTCGTGGCGCTCGCGGGTCGTCGCGGTGACGGCCCCGGCGGTCCCGGGGAAGATTCCGGAGCGGATTCCGGACGCCGCGGCGCAGCCGACGGAGGGGCAGTGCACCACGGTCGGCCGGACGCCGTCGCGGCGTCCTTACGTGTGGTTGCTCGCCGGGGTGCTTGCCCTGCACCTGTTCATCTACTACGCGCTGACGACCTGGCTGCCATCGATCATGGCGGACCGCCTCGGCATGGGCGCGGAATCAGCCGGTGCCGCGGCCTCGACCTTCCAGATCCTCGCGCTGCTCGGCGCCTTCGGTTCCCCGGTGGTGGCCCGCCTGATGCGGCAGGAGACACTGCTGGTCCTGCTGGCGGTGCTGTGGACCGTCACCGCGGTGGGGATGCTCACCGCCCCCGCCCTCTGGCCGGTGTGGTGCGTCTCCGGCGGCATCGCCCAGGGCGGGGTGTTCACCGTCGTCTTCACCCTCATCGTCTCGCGGTCGCGGGACGCCGACGACAACCGCCGGACCTCCACCCTGGTGCAGGGCTGGGCCTACACACTGTCCGCCGTGGGCCCGGTGCTCACCGGTCAGCTGCACGAGAGCAGTGGCGGCTGGGTGGTGCCGTTGACCCTCGTCAGCGTGCTCGCCGCCGCGCTCATCGCGGTGGCGGTGGTGCTCCGGACCGCCGGGACGGTCAGAACTTCGTGA